One segment of Natronosalvus halobius DNA contains the following:
- a CDS encoding ABC transporter substrate-binding protein: MAIDDTSLPSRRKVLTYTGVAGLTAVAGCISTTDEEGNGNGDGNGNGDDDGNGNGNGNGNGDADGDVYEIGMVDSLTGSLADFGERNQRAKDLALEHVNEVGVGDGELEIIVEDSESESQAGVSAAQKLVNQDNVPFLIGAVGSGVSLSIYESVIQDTEVVQLSQNSTGLGLTDFPGLLRMSPSGRTQSIALADIIAEDGYDEVAVTYINDEFGESLYDAFEEAYEGEIAYDSAHNAEEASYSSLVSEMNSSEAEAWLCITYQQEFATMVTDMFESGYEPQLYGADSNRGDTVIENTPEGSMDGMKLVEPAAPEDQDNYQDFAAAFEEEYDEAPTAWSAFAYDCVVTAALSIAAADDFSGEALGEVVRDVTRPEGEEVFTYEDAHAILADGGSASDIDYQGVSGPIDFDENGDPRGSLVVFEVQDHDYEAIEFRQS, from the coding sequence ATGGCAATCGATGACACGTCACTACCGAGCCGACGAAAGGTACTGACTTACACTGGGGTTGCGGGATTGACAGCCGTCGCCGGGTGCATCAGTACGACGGACGAAGAGGGCAACGGAAACGGTGACGGCAATGGTAACGGCGACGACGATGGAAACGGCAACGGCAACGGCAACGGGAACGGGGACGCCGACGGAGACGTCTACGAAATCGGAATGGTCGACTCCCTGACCGGCTCGCTGGCCGACTTCGGCGAACGAAACCAGCGCGCGAAGGACCTGGCGCTCGAGCACGTCAACGAGGTGGGGGTCGGTGACGGCGAACTCGAGATCATCGTCGAGGACTCAGAGAGTGAGAGTCAGGCCGGCGTCTCGGCCGCCCAGAAACTGGTCAACCAGGACAACGTGCCGTTTCTCATCGGCGCGGTCGGATCGGGCGTCTCGCTGTCGATTTACGAGAGCGTGATCCAGGACACGGAGGTCGTCCAGTTGAGCCAGAACTCGACGGGACTCGGACTGACGGATTTCCCCGGACTGCTCCGGATGTCCCCGAGCGGACGCACGCAATCGATCGCTCTCGCGGACATCATCGCGGAGGACGGCTACGACGAGGTCGCGGTCACGTACATCAACGACGAGTTCGGCGAGAGCCTCTACGATGCGTTCGAGGAGGCCTACGAGGGCGAAATCGCCTACGATAGCGCCCACAACGCCGAGGAAGCGTCGTACTCGAGTCTGGTTTCGGAGATGAACAGCTCCGAGGCCGAGGCGTGGCTCTGTATCACCTACCAGCAGGAGTTCGCGACGATGGTGACCGATATGTTCGAGAGCGGGTACGAACCACAGCTCTACGGTGCCGACTCGAACCGCGGGGACACCGTCATCGAGAACACGCCGGAAGGCAGCATGGACGGGATGAAACTCGTCGAGCCGGCAGCCCCCGAAGACCAGGACAACTACCAGGACTTCGCGGCGGCCTTCGAGGAGGAGTACGACGAGGCCCCCACGGCCTGGTCGGCGTTCGCCTACGACTGCGTGGTGACGGCCGCCCTCTCGATCGCGGCCGCCGACGACTTCTCCGGCGAGGCGCTCGGCGAGGTCGTCCGCGACGTCACGCGTCCCGAGGGCGAGGAAGTGTTCACCTACGAGGACGCTCACGCGATCCTGGCCGACGGCGGATCGGCGTCTGACATCGACTATCAGGGGGTCAGCGGGCCGATCGATTTCGACGAGAACGGTGACCCGCGGGGCAGTCTCGTCGTCTTCGAAGTCCAGGACCACGACTACGAGGCAATCGAGTTCCGGCAGTCGTAG
- the hepT gene encoding type VII toxin-antitoxin system HepT family RNase toxin, producing the protein MVDDEIVISRLELINQYTDECKEMREVRRAEYLDDIVLQRAAERSLMNAIQSCIDLAGHIRSAEELQTAETSREEIEALADAAIVSEETGTKLAEAVGFRNHLAHRYGHIDHDLVYDVLHEDLEWLDRFQQEIAIWFQQR; encoded by the coding sequence ATGGTCGACGACGAGATTGTTATCAGTCGACTCGAGTTGATCAACCAGTACACAGACGAGTGCAAGGAGATGCGCGAGGTTAGAAGAGCCGAGTACCTCGACGATATCGTTCTCCAGCGCGCTGCCGAACGGTCGTTGATGAACGCGATTCAGTCCTGTATCGACCTGGCAGGTCACATCCGATCAGCTGAGGAACTCCAGACTGCAGAAACGTCGCGTGAAGAAATCGAGGCGCTCGCAGACGCAGCGATCGTCTCCGAGGAGACAGGCACGAAGCTCGCAGAGGCCGTTGGCTTCCGGAACCATCTCGCGCATCGGTACGGACACATCGATCACGACCTCGTATACGACGTCCTTCACGAGGATCTCGAGTGGCTCGACCGGTTTCAGCAGGAAATCGCAATCTGGTTTCAGCAGCGCTGA